Proteins encoded together in one Pontiella desulfatans window:
- a CDS encoding arylsulfatase translates to MMALGGGWAASALARSAGRPNILLILSDDMGWSDIGCFGGDAETPVLDGLAKRGIRFTQFYNSARCMPTRASLLTGLHPHQAGIGHMAGDWGTPAYSGHLLDTCVTLGEVLRTAGYHTSQLGKWHVGNRKKGVMPDLRGFDRSWTREGKVDYFKHDIYELDGKPWVCPDPGSFYSTEEMDRQAVGFIDDARKQDKPFFMYAAYDAAHWPLHARPEDIEKYRGRFINRGWDKMRAERFERQRELGVVSRNWKLQPRDPAVPAWDEVKEKELWDLKMAVYCAQIDAMDRSIGRIVAHLKKTGQLENTLVFFLQDNGACPEGIGQKRAEEPGTPESYVAYHMPWANLSNTPFKLYKHFTGEGGIRTPMIAAWPKGIAKPGRTSSELGHLVDIMATCVDVSGAMYPRNFNGKKITPMEGLSLDPVFKTGTRKGHEVFCWEHEGNRAVRKGKWKLMSRYEDDVKLYQAWGFPKAGRTVEWELYDMEADPTEIHDLSSSHPEVVAALAKEYGAWAEQVGAVPYAEISAKGKKKKK, encoded by the coding sequence ATGATGGCACTAGGGGGCGGATGGGCTGCATCGGCCTTGGCCCGGTCGGCGGGCCGCCCGAATATCCTTTTGATCCTGTCGGACGACATGGGCTGGTCGGATATCGGCTGCTTCGGCGGCGATGCGGAGACGCCGGTGCTGGACGGGCTGGCGAAGCGCGGCATCCGCTTTACACAATTCTACAACTCGGCGCGCTGCATGCCGACGCGCGCCTCGTTGCTGACCGGCCTGCATCCGCATCAGGCGGGCATCGGCCACATGGCGGGCGACTGGGGAACGCCGGCCTATAGCGGCCATCTGCTCGATACCTGCGTGACCCTCGGCGAAGTGTTGCGGACGGCAGGCTACCACACCAGCCAGCTCGGTAAGTGGCATGTCGGCAATCGCAAAAAGGGGGTGATGCCTGATCTGCGCGGCTTCGACCGCAGCTGGACGCGCGAGGGCAAGGTGGATTATTTCAAGCACGACATCTACGAACTCGACGGGAAGCCGTGGGTCTGCCCCGATCCGGGCAGCTTTTATTCGACGGAGGAGATGGATCGGCAGGCGGTCGGGTTCATCGACGACGCGCGGAAACAGGACAAACCGTTTTTCATGTATGCCGCCTACGACGCCGCCCACTGGCCGCTCCACGCCAGGCCGGAGGATATTGAAAAATATAGAGGCCGCTTCATCAACCGAGGCTGGGACAAAATGCGCGCTGAGCGTTTCGAACGGCAGAGGGAACTGGGCGTGGTTTCCAGGAATTGGAAACTCCAACCGCGCGATCCCGCCGTGCCCGCCTGGGACGAGGTGAAGGAAAAGGAGCTGTGGGATCTGAAGATGGCGGTCTATTGCGCGCAGATCGATGCCATGGATCGGAGCATCGGTCGAATTGTGGCGCATCTGAAGAAAACGGGGCAGCTGGAAAACACGCTGGTCTTTTTCCTGCAGGACAACGGAGCCTGTCCTGAAGGGATCGGACAAAAACGTGCGGAAGAGCCGGGCACGCCCGAATCGTATGTGGCCTACCATATGCCGTGGGCCAATCTTAGCAACACACCGTTCAAGCTCTATAAACATTTCACCGGCGAAGGCGGCATCCGCACACCGATGATTGCGGCCTGGCCGAAGGGCATTGCCAAGCCGGGGCGTACCAGCAGCGAGCTGGGGCATCTCGTCGATATCATGGCCACCTGCGTGGACGTTTCGGGAGCCATGTATCCGAGGAACTTCAACGGCAAAAAAATCACCCCGATGGAAGGCCTCAGCCTCGATCCGGTTTTCAAAACCGGAACGAGAAAAGGCCACGAGGTGTTCTGCTGGGAACACGAAGGAAACCGTGCGGTTCGCAAGGGCAAATGGAAGCTGATGTCGCGCTATGAAGACGACGTGAAGCTCTATCAGGCATGGGGCTTTCCAAAGGCTGGAAGAACCGTCGAATGGGAACTGTATGACATGGAGGCCGATCCCACCGAGATCCACGATCTCTCCTCCAGCCATCCCGAGGTGGTCGCGGCGCTCGCGAAGGAATATGGCGCTTGGGCGGAACAGGTCGGCGCCGTGCCCTACGCGGAAATAAGCGCCAAAGGCAAAAAGAAGAAGAAATGA
- a CDS encoding Sip1-related alpha-galactosidase, producing MKIWKYGISFASFVCALGVTAAAPAVIDTSSLKGAGVETLKDFSDSPKNGELARRSIQLPEYKSVLYFSTDGRQRFLSSANRIFPWAADSLATMMDENYKPDAKAREPARQGLMALFELKDGSYLQLQGVCGPETMSILEVADDGSLSVKLMTFGSDSVEGDFPLLAWSRGKDIYSVFHDGAVAVLESDAVKGRAALRHTKAYPEMFNYLGWCSWEQYRRSISSDLLVESMQQIEASEVPIRWVLVDDGHQHQTGFKMGDSRILSFKAHPETFPQGFNPLMDLKSEKIKWMGIWHAMNGQWQGLHPDHEIDELRPYLMPIDKKKWQGEPLPLMMPKGDKASSQKFYDALIGSATEHGFDFVKIDNQNRQIEFYAGKGNPVETVANHAQSLEAAAKKLSGGLVNCFCADLLSVYNTKYSAVSRVSVDYLLNNEPKAKSHLFQSYQNTLWMGQLVWPDHDMFHSCDPVCGRMMAVSKAVAGAPIYVSDAATDFVPELISPLCWKDGRLLRPLAPAVPLPDSVMLSALEVPQAYRVIAPLPHGAASIVSYNLSKAESVIASITAADYTHAGSFIQPSVEPWKIPAEGLFLYDWYEQSGTVLNTAYPVELTGLSDKLVHLCPIKNGWAMVGNIDKYLCPATVLNPEFTQDQISFSLVEGGKVAFYLDNGMPNADGLSFLERSDGLWVTEVPDSMAERVVISRRD from the coding sequence ATGAAAATTTGGAAATATGGTATCAGCTTTGCGAGTTTTGTGTGTGCATTGGGGGTTACGGCTGCGGCACCTGCGGTCATCGATACGAGTTCGCTCAAAGGGGCGGGCGTTGAGACGCTGAAGGATTTTTCCGACAGTCCGAAGAACGGCGAACTTGCGCGTCGCTCGATTCAGTTGCCGGAATATAAATCGGTGCTCTATTTCAGTACGGATGGACGCCAGCGTTTTCTAAGTTCGGCCAACCGTATTTTTCCATGGGCGGCGGATTCGCTGGCGACCATGATGGACGAAAATTATAAACCGGATGCCAAGGCGCGCGAGCCGGCGCGGCAGGGTCTGATGGCGCTGTTCGAACTCAAGGACGGAAGCTACCTGCAGCTGCAGGGCGTTTGCGGTCCGGAAACCATGTCCATACTGGAGGTGGCGGACGACGGGAGCCTGAGCGTCAAGCTGATGACCTTCGGTTCCGATTCGGTGGAAGGCGATTTTCCGCTGCTGGCCTGGTCGCGCGGCAAGGATATCTACTCCGTATTCCATGACGGTGCCGTAGCGGTGCTGGAGTCGGACGCGGTCAAGGGGCGTGCGGCGCTGCGCCACACCAAGGCATATCCGGAAATGTTCAACTATCTGGGGTGGTGCAGCTGGGAGCAGTACCGCCGAAGCATCAGCTCCGACCTGCTGGTGGAGTCGATGCAGCAGATCGAGGCCAGTGAGGTGCCGATCCGCTGGGTACTGGTGGACGACGGGCACCAACACCAGACCGGCTTCAAGATGGGCGACAGCCGGATACTCTCCTTTAAGGCGCATCCGGAGACTTTTCCGCAGGGCTTCAACCCGCTGATGGATCTGAAGTCGGAAAAGATAAAATGGATGGGTATTTGGCATGCGATGAACGGGCAGTGGCAAGGGCTTCACCCCGATCATGAGATTGACGAACTGCGACCGTACCTGATGCCGATCGATAAGAAAAAGTGGCAGGGCGAGCCCCTTCCGCTGATGATGCCGAAGGGCGACAAGGCATCGTCGCAGAAGTTTTACGATGCGCTGATCGGTTCAGCCACGGAGCACGGATTTGATTTTGTGAAGATCGATAATCAGAATCGTCAGATTGAGTTTTACGCCGGGAAAGGGAATCCGGTGGAAACCGTTGCGAATCATGCGCAGTCGCTAGAAGCGGCGGCAAAAAAACTCTCCGGTGGTCTGGTCAACTGTTTTTGCGCCGACCTGCTGAGCGTCTATAATACCAAATATAGCGCGGTATCGCGGGTGAGTGTCGACTATCTGCTCAACAACGAGCCCAAGGCGAAGTCGCATTTGTTCCAGTCCTATCAGAACACGCTTTGGATGGGGCAACTGGTTTGGCCGGATCACGACATGTTCCACTCCTGCGACCCAGTATGCGGCCGTATGATGGCGGTTAGCAAGGCCGTGGCAGGAGCACCGATCTATGTGTCCGATGCTGCAACGGATTTTGTGCCGGAACTGATTTCGCCGCTGTGCTGGAAAGATGGCCGGCTGCTGCGTCCGTTGGCACCGGCGGTGCCGCTGCCGGATTCGGTGATGCTTTCCGCCTTGGAAGTTCCGCAGGCCTATCGTGTGATTGCGCCGCTGCCGCATGGTGCTGCTTCGATTGTTTCCTACAACCTCTCGAAGGCCGAATCGGTCATCGCATCGATCACTGCGGCTGATTATACCCATGCGGGTTCATTTATCCAGCCATCGGTTGAGCCGTGGAAAATTCCTGCTGAGGGGTTGTTCCTCTACGACTGGTATGAACAGAGCGGTACCGTTCTGAATACAGCGTATCCAGTGGAACTGACCGGGCTCTCCGACAAGCTGGTGCATCTCTGCCCGATTAAGAACGGTTGGGCGATGGTCGGGAACATCGACAAATATCTTTGCCCGGCCACGGTGCTGAATCCTGAATTCACACAGGATCAAATCAGCTTCAGTTTGGTTGAAGGTGGTAAGGTGGCGTTCTATTTGGACAACGGAATGCCGAATGCGGACGGATTGAGTTTTCTCGAAAGATCAGATGGGCTCTGGGTAACGGAGGTTCCAGATTCCATGGCTGAACGTGTTGTCATTTCTCGCCGTGACTAA
- a CDS encoding PEP-CTERM sorting domain-containing protein (PEP-CTERM proteins occur, often in large numbers, in the proteomes of bacteria that also encode an exosortase, a predicted intramembrane cysteine proteinase. The presence of a PEP-CTERM domain at a protein's C-terminus predicts cleavage within the sorting domain, followed by covalent anchoring to some some component of the (usually Gram-negative) cell surface. Many PEP-CTERM proteins exhibit an unusual sequence composition that includes large numbers of potential glycosylation sites. Expression of one such protein has been shown restore the ability of a bacterium to form floc, a type of biofilm.): protein MSKTKMIGLLSATLLTGAAMGGVVDATGSGEWMTVYPTITDADTALVGLNKTVTAADGTTDTVAGIILRGGGAGSVLNINAGSSITVGASQIKAGSNNNTKGYLNINGGSLSSSSDLLLGGNGANVYGELNVNSGSYSSTANLVLGGTTYDSGPAGVANLSGGSVDVVNWQVGGAGAGLLNVSGGTHTGTADLMDGASGGQVLISGGELAINRVLLDGATGVSISGGKLVITGTNNNRLDLSGGAGLNISDAGVLQWNFGNKWQDGSTVDLLIGSGEITFDAGENSIMLYADFDNSWTDGDGDILYAKSDGGSTYFWVAIPEPATLGLISAFGGGMLFIRRRFLI, encoded by the coding sequence ATGAGTAAAACTAAGATGATCGGGTTGCTGTCTGCAACCTTGCTGACAGGGGCGGCAATGGGCGGAGTGGTTGATGCAACCGGTTCCGGAGAGTGGATGACGGTGTATCCAACCATAACCGATGCCGATACCGCGCTGGTCGGACTCAATAAGACGGTCACGGCCGCAGATGGAACGACGGATACCGTGGCCGGCATCATCCTGCGCGGTGGTGGAGCTGGTAGTGTATTGAATATCAATGCCGGTTCGTCCATTACCGTGGGAGCCTCGCAGATCAAGGCCGGAAGTAATAACAATACCAAGGGGTATCTGAATATCAACGGCGGCTCGTTGAGCTCGTCTTCCGATCTGCTACTCGGAGGAAACGGTGCAAACGTCTACGGCGAACTAAACGTAAACAGTGGCTCGTATTCATCCACGGCCAATCTGGTTCTCGGCGGAACAACGTATGACAGCGGGCCGGCTGGCGTTGCCAACCTTTCGGGAGGATCAGTTGACGTGGTCAACTGGCAGGTGGGGGGCGCCGGCGCTGGATTGCTGAACGTCTCCGGAGGAACCCATACAGGAACGGCAGACCTGATGGATGGCGCCAGTGGAGGGCAGGTGCTCATTTCCGGTGGCGAGTTGGCGATCAATCGGGTACTGCTGGATGGGGCCACTGGGGTGAGCATTTCAGGCGGAAAGCTGGTTATAACCGGCACCAACAACAACCGTTTGGATCTGAGTGGCGGTGCAGGTCTCAACATCAGCGATGCCGGTGTGTTGCAATGGAACTTCGGCAATAAATGGCAGGATGGCAGTACCGTGGATTTGCTGATTGGATCGGGCGAGATCACATTCGATGCAGGTGAAAACTCCATCATGCTTTACGCGGATTTTGATAATTCATGGACGGATGGCGATGGCGACATCCTCTATGCGAAATCCGACGGAGGCTCGACCTATTTCTGGGTTGCGATTCCTGAACCGGCTACCTTGGGGCTCATCAGCGCGTTTGGCGGCGGGATGCTGTTTATTCGCCGCAGGTTTTTGATCTAA
- a CDS encoding response regulator, whose product MKKNITVCIVDDDRGTRELISELISEEKDRFSCLNLYPNAEEAIAGLPADAPDIVLMDINMPGANGIECIRQLKPSLPATNFVILTVYDEAEYIFEALAVGAVGYLLKRTIVTDLLLALEDAASGGSPMDSTIARKVVQSFQKPNGNKLPSELDELSERETQVLNLLARGRLYKEIADELDISIHTVHTYIRRIYEKLHVHSRTEAIAKLTGFH is encoded by the coding sequence ATGAAAAAAAACATAACCGTCTGCATTGTCGACGACGACCGCGGAACACGGGAACTGATTTCCGAGCTGATTAGCGAGGAAAAGGATCGGTTCTCCTGCCTCAACCTCTATCCCAATGCCGAGGAAGCCATTGCCGGGCTTCCGGCCGACGCCCCGGATATCGTACTTATGGATATCAATATGCCGGGAGCGAACGGCATCGAATGCATCCGGCAACTCAAGCCATCGTTGCCCGCGACGAACTTTGTGATCCTGACGGTCTATGACGAGGCGGAATACATCTTTGAGGCACTGGCAGTCGGAGCGGTCGGCTATCTGCTCAAGCGTACCATTGTAACCGACCTTCTCCTGGCCTTGGAGGATGCGGCGTCGGGTGGGTCGCCCATGGACAGCACCATTGCGCGAAAGGTGGTGCAGTCTTTCCAGAAACCGAATGGCAACAAGCTCCCGAGCGAACTTGACGAACTCTCGGAGCGGGAAACGCAGGTGCTGAATCTGCTCGCCCGCGGGCGGCTCTACAAGGAGATTGCCGACGAACTGGATATTTCCATCCACACCGTTCACACCTACATCCGCCGCATATACGAAAAACTCCACGTTCATTCCCGCACGGAAGCCATCGCCAAACTCACCGGGTTCCACTAA
- a CDS encoding sensor histidine kinase has product MRWGRYWMLRVTGLCCGMALGAFSGISTEVVPSESISPFLIRTWRVGDGLPFGQVGDIIQRRNGFIWVATLNGAARFDGIRFQPFNVVNSPNLPDNRIRSLHEDARDILWMGHDTGHVSFRVDNDFFTAPLPPGWPGLPIIDFIETEEGVLWAVNEAGGVLRVGVEGTAAFEESVSDVRKTSAAPSRSGGEWVVRRMKLIRLEGDEEVESLGEVPWKTTQKIHLLELSNGSVAIGTTFGGLFIIDRDGSFEQLQRRTGLSANQVLSLFEDNEQTLWVGTTDALNAVRTKRHTGIETGEWRFQTLRSIAPRRAGGIWAGTRKGQVFSVDMGSVCELTGLEPSGSVRALIEDRTGTLWLNNDNGFLMRIGSDGANAVLPAEGSGDRVWALHEDHAGVLWAGGETGLWRGENDLWRMVCSEADGVSDIQCMASSENGTLWFGMKTGGLAALRDGILTRYGKNEGLPNPHITALYIDPDGGGLWVGTCGNGLLLWKDGVFYPVPMAQNIIGNILQDEKKRFWMVVEEGITVLERNALYGRAREMRAIGTPIIMDANDGLEPSLYVDTGFSTACRSSDGRLWFASGRDLSIVVPSDIQRRTEAVPVVIKDTLVNDEVIRLNTVNAIELEPGVHRMNINYSALSYIAPQRIRFKYRMVGASDEWVNMGTRRIVSYQHLPPGRYRFEVMASNSDGVWNPEPAFLSFSVAAFYWETWWFKTALYMGGFFLIVLISLGVAERINRRRLIRAESLHAVEQERTRIAMDIHDEIGSELTRITLLCNRITSAMRRNDSTNAPRHISEMERVSAKLVQSLDEIVWVVRPINDTLDSLVAYLSKYVGNFLRETEMGCDLDIPMELPTQTVPGPVRHNLFLAIKEALNNITKHAAAKRVVFGVAIQPASIRITISDNGRGIGDLKSERFQRGLENMKRRMKMIGGSFSIRSNSEGGTNVEFLLPRNNKDFE; this is encoded by the coding sequence ATGCGATGGGGTAGATATTGGATGCTGCGGGTAACCGGCCTGTGCTGCGGGATGGCACTGGGGGCTTTTTCAGGCATTTCAACCGAGGTTGTGCCCAGCGAAAGCATCAGCCCGTTCCTGATCCGCACCTGGCGGGTGGGCGATGGGTTGCCGTTCGGGCAGGTTGGCGATATCATCCAGCGGCGCAACGGATTCATCTGGGTGGCCACCCTCAACGGAGCCGCACGCTTCGACGGCATCCGCTTCCAGCCCTTCAATGTCGTGAACAGTCCCAACCTCCCTGATAACCGGATACGTTCGTTGCACGAAGATGCCCGCGACATTCTCTGGATGGGGCATGATACCGGGCATGTTTCGTTCCGCGTGGACAACGATTTCTTTACCGCTCCGCTGCCGCCAGGCTGGCCGGGCTTGCCCATCATCGACTTCATCGAAACTGAAGAGGGAGTCCTCTGGGCGGTCAACGAAGCGGGCGGCGTGCTGCGGGTGGGCGTGGAAGGGACGGCCGCTTTTGAAGAGAGCGTCTCCGATGTCAGGAAAACGTCTGCTGCGCCCAGTCGCTCGGGTGGGGAGTGGGTGGTAAGGCGCATGAAGCTCATTCGTTTAGAGGGTGATGAAGAGGTCGAAAGCCTCGGCGAGGTTCCCTGGAAAACCACGCAGAAAATCCATTTGCTTGAGCTCTCAAACGGAAGCGTCGCGATCGGCACGACCTTCGGTGGACTTTTCATTATCGACCGGGATGGTTCGTTTGAACAACTGCAGCGACGCACAGGACTTTCCGCCAACCAGGTGCTCTCGCTCTTCGAGGATAATGAACAAACCCTTTGGGTTGGCACAACTGACGCGCTCAATGCCGTCCGGACGAAACGGCATACAGGAATCGAAACCGGTGAATGGCGTTTTCAGACACTGCGCTCCATTGCTCCGCGCCGCGCCGGCGGGATCTGGGCGGGAACCCGCAAGGGACAGGTTTTTTCGGTTGATATGGGCTCGGTGTGCGAGCTTACCGGTTTGGAACCCTCCGGGAGTGTGCGTGCCTTGATCGAAGACCGAACGGGAACCCTTTGGCTCAATAACGATAACGGCTTCTTAATGCGGATAGGCTCTGACGGGGCGAATGCGGTTCTTCCGGCAGAAGGATCCGGGGATAGGGTCTGGGCGCTTCACGAAGATCATGCCGGTGTGCTCTGGGCTGGCGGGGAAACCGGCCTGTGGCGCGGGGAAAATGATTTGTGGCGGATGGTCTGTTCGGAAGCCGATGGCGTTTCGGATATCCAATGCATGGCAAGCAGCGAGAATGGCACGCTGTGGTTCGGCATGAAAACCGGAGGACTGGCTGCGCTACGTGACGGTATTCTGACGCGTTACGGGAAAAACGAGGGATTGCCGAACCCGCACATTACAGCACTTTATATCGATCCCGACGGGGGCGGACTCTGGGTGGGAACCTGCGGCAACGGGCTTTTGCTATGGAAGGATGGTGTTTTCTATCCGGTGCCGATGGCGCAAAACATTATTGGGAACATCCTGCAGGACGAAAAGAAACGGTTCTGGATGGTTGTGGAGGAGGGCATTACCGTGCTGGAGCGCAACGCGCTCTATGGCCGGGCGCGCGAGATGCGCGCCATCGGTACACCGATCATTATGGATGCAAACGACGGGTTGGAACCCTCCCTGTATGTCGACACCGGGTTTTCAACCGCGTGCCGCAGCAGCGACGGGCGCCTATGGTTTGCCTCCGGTCGTGATCTGTCCATTGTTGTTCCATCGGATATCCAACGGCGAACGGAAGCGGTGCCGGTGGTCATTAAAGATACCCTGGTTAACGATGAGGTGATCCGGCTCAACACCGTCAATGCCATCGAGCTTGAACCGGGGGTTCACCGCATGAACATTAACTATTCGGCGCTCAGCTACATTGCCCCGCAGCGCATTCGTTTCAAATACCGGATGGTGGGGGCCAGCGACGAGTGGGTAAACATGGGCACGCGCCGCATCGTCAGCTACCAGCATCTGCCGCCGGGCCGGTACCGGTTCGAGGTGATGGCTTCAAACAGTGACGGGGTCTGGAATCCGGAACCGGCATTTCTCTCTTTTTCGGTAGCCGCTTTTTACTGGGAAACCTGGTGGTTCAAGACGGCCCTGTATATGGGCGGGTTCTTCCTGATTGTGCTGATTTCGCTGGGGGTGGCCGAGCGCATCAACCGCCGCCGTCTGATCCGGGCCGAAAGCCTCCACGCCGTGGAGCAGGAGCGCACGCGCATTGCCATGGATATCCACGACGAGATCGGCTCCGAGCTCACCCGAATTACGCTGCTGTGCAATCGCATCACGAGTGCGATGCGCAGGAACGATTCCACCAACGCACCGCGGCACATCAGCGAGATGGAGCGCGTCTCGGCAAAGCTGGTACAGTCTTTGGATGAGATTGTCTGGGTGGTGCGCCCCATCAACGACACGCTCGACAGCCTGGTGGCCTACCTTTCCAAGTATGTGGGCAATTTCCTGCGTGAAACCGAAATGGGCTGCGATCTGGATATTCCCATGGAGCTGCCGACCCAAACCGTTCCGGGGCCAGTCCGCCATAATCTTTTTCTGGCCATTAAAGAGGCGCTTAACAACATCACGAAGCATGCCGCCGCCAAGCGGGTGGTTTTCGGGGTGGCGATCCAGCCGGCGAGCATCCGCATCACCATCAGCGATAACGGCAGGGGAATCGGCGACCTCAAAAGCGAACGCTTCCAGCGCGGACTCGAAAACATGAAGCGCCGCATGAAAATGATCGGCGGCAGTTTTTCAATCCGATCAAACAGCGAGGGTGGAACCAATGTGGAGTTTCTACTGCCCCGCAACAACAAGGACTTCGAATGA
- a CDS encoding sulfatase family protein codes for MKTTVLSVMVLSAALAVSAKPNFLFIIADDCTHNDLPVYGGENARTPNIDKLAGEGLVFNRAYVSQAICQPSRSALYTGLFPWRNGAAYNHSASKKGLKSISHYLRDLGYRVGISGKMHVKPNSVFPFKVVPGFDSNCVRNPTQPHDVSGITKFMANKEKPFCLFVCLTEPHVPWVMGDASKYPVDELKLPPNIADTELTRRDFAKYLAEITYMDGQVGEILQALEESGQADGTLVMFSSEQGSQFPGCKWTVWDTGLHTALIARWPGRVPAGKRTDAIVQYVDVVPTFMELGGGQAKGLDGSSFAAVLAGKKTEHRPFAYGIHNNIPEGLAYPSRTVTDGTYRYIRNLTPDALYTQKYVMSYDGLSKNRNAYWGQWMFSSWNDEHIAMLVSRYMNRPAEELYRTDRDPFELENLTENPEHAEALARLSKELDAWMASQGDPGARADTMEMYRASKTNAR; via the coding sequence ATGAAAACAACAGTGTTATCAGTAATGGTTTTATCTGCCGCTTTGGCGGTATCAGCAAAACCCAACTTTTTGTTTATCATCGCGGATGATTGCACCCATAACGACCTGCCGGTTTACGGCGGAGAAAATGCCCGGACGCCGAACATCGATAAGCTGGCGGGCGAGGGGCTGGTATTCAACCGCGCCTATGTCAGCCAGGCGATCTGCCAGCCGAGCCGCTCCGCGCTCTATACCGGGCTGTTTCCGTGGCGTAACGGGGCTGCATATAATCATTCCGCCAGCAAGAAGGGACTGAAAAGTATCTCGCACTATCTGCGTGATCTTGGCTATCGCGTCGGGATTTCCGGTAAGATGCACGTTAAACCGAATTCGGTCTTTCCCTTCAAGGTGGTGCCGGGATTCGATTCCAACTGTGTTCGGAATCCAACCCAGCCGCACGATGTTTCCGGGATCACGAAATTCATGGCGAACAAGGAGAAGCCGTTTTGCCTTTTCGTGTGCCTGACCGAGCCGCATGTTCCGTGGGTGATGGGCGATGCGTCGAAATATCCGGTTGATGAACTCAAGCTCCCGCCGAACATTGCCGACACCGAGCTGACGCGGCGCGACTTTGCGAAGTATCTTGCGGAGATCACGTATATGGATGGGCAGGTCGGCGAGATTCTCCAGGCATTGGAAGAAAGCGGGCAGGCGGATGGTACACTGGTTATGTTTTCCTCGGAGCAGGGTTCCCAGTTCCCCGGTTGCAAATGGACAGTCTGGGACACGGGATTGCACACCGCGCTCATTGCCCGCTGGCCGGGCAGGGTGCCGGCCGGAAAACGGACGGATGCTATTGTGCAATATGTGGATGTGGTTCCGACATTCATGGAGCTGGGCGGCGGCCAGGCGAAGGGTCTGGATGGTTCAAGCTTTGCCGCAGTGCTGGCGGGAAAGAAAACGGAACACCGACCCTTTGCCTACGGCATCCACAACAACATTCCCGAGGGATTGGCCTATCCGAGCCGGACGGTCACCGACGGAACCTATCGTTATATCCGCAACCTGACACCCGATGCGCTTTACACTCAGAAATATGTGATGAGCTACGACGGTCTTTCGAAAAACCGCAATGCCTATTGGGGGCAGTGGATGTTCAGTTCCTGGAACGATGAGCATATTGCCATGTTGGTGAGTCGCTACATGAATCGCCCTGCGGAAGAGCTTTACCGTACTGACCGCGATCCGTTTGAGCTCGAGAATCTTACGGAAAATCCCGAGCACGCCGAAGCGCTGGCGCGGCTCTCGAAGGAACTCGATGCCTGGATGGCCTCGCAGGGCGACCCCGGAGCCAGAGCGGATACCATGGAAATGTATCGCGCCAGCAAAACCAACGCCCGCTAG